A genomic window from Actinomycetaceae bacterium MB13-C1-2 includes:
- a CDS encoding ABC transporter permease produces MSASEPRADTRTQAELPLDEWVGATYIKGSREGIVEVPSWGLEPVGRRPGFFTYWRQVWKRRAFIWADAKAKAYQNTRGMLLGKIWLIVSPFLNAAVYWIVFGLLLQTSRGIDNFLGYLVIGVNFFPLINSALTGGGNALNGSKNLIRAFSFPRASVLVSWSIRSFLDFIPVAIATMIFVAVLTPASPNWRWFLIIPIVSIVVVFANGLAMLTASLTARLPDLKFIWPLINRFWFYLSGVFFTLSRFEDYFWVSFLMQANPGYVFLSMSRDVLIYQTVPPLSTWIYLATWAVAVWLVGALVFWSREETYGDL; encoded by the coding sequence GTGTCCGCTAGCGAGCCAAGAGCGGACACTCGAACCCAAGCAGAATTACCGCTGGATGAATGGGTTGGCGCGACTTACATAAAGGGGAGTCGGGAAGGGATCGTTGAGGTTCCTTCGTGGGGTCTGGAACCCGTGGGTCGGCGTCCCGGTTTCTTCACTTATTGGCGACAAGTCTGGAAACGGCGGGCGTTCATTTGGGCGGATGCGAAGGCCAAGGCGTACCAGAACACGCGGGGCATGTTGCTCGGGAAGATCTGGTTAATCGTTAGCCCATTCCTGAATGCCGCCGTCTACTGGATCGTTTTTGGTCTGCTGCTTCAAACCTCTCGCGGGATCGATAATTTTCTTGGCTATTTGGTGATCGGTGTAAACTTTTTCCCGCTGATCAATAGTGCGCTGACCGGGGGAGGTAACGCCCTAAACGGCTCAAAGAACCTGATTCGTGCTTTTTCATTCCCTCGGGCATCTGTTCTGGTGTCATGGAGCATTAGGTCGTTCCTGGATTTCATCCCCGTTGCAATAGCCACGATGATTTTCGTTGCGGTTCTAACTCCTGCCAGCCCAAACTGGCGCTGGTTTCTGATTATCCCAATAGTCAGTATTGTCGTAGTTTTTGCGAATGGCTTAGCCATGCTCACAGCAAGCCTCACGGCTCGATTGCCAGATTTGAAGTTTATTTGGCCGTTGATAAACAGGTTTTGGTTCTACTTGTCGGGAGTGTTTTTCACGCTGTCTCGTTTCGAGGACTACTTCTGGGTTTCATTCCTGATGCAGGCGAACCCGGGGTACGTGTTCCTTTCGATGAGTCGAGACGTGCTGATTTATCAGACGGTGCCTCCACTATCCACCTGGATTTACCTGGCTACGTGGGCAGTTGCCGTTTGGCTGGTCGGCGCCCTGGTCTTCTGGTCGAGAGAGGAGACTTATGGTGACCTCTAG
- a CDS encoding ElyC/SanA/YdcF family protein: MSAETESQAGQVRSRPRRWLLVLVAMLVTVVTAGTVLMTFAVWNPNVDRPEHADAIVVLAYSRGRLDEGRNLAEEGVSDNLVISHSVRMDRMIREGELPVVSPEELKLHGPPSGPWVEECGAQYPDYFAICITPEPNTTVGEALGVDELSAEMGWDDIVVVTERSHLARAEHVFKSCTTGNILPVSSGNPGPFTRDVYRTVYELAGWIKDRVVNPCR, from the coding sequence TTGAGTGCCGAGACGGAAAGTCAGGCCGGGCAAGTACGTTCACGGCCCAGGAGATGGCTCCTCGTACTCGTTGCGATGCTGGTTACGGTCGTGACCGCAGGGACCGTCTTGATGACGTTCGCGGTCTGGAATCCTAATGTTGATCGGCCAGAACATGCGGACGCTATCGTGGTTCTTGCTTACAGTCGAGGACGACTGGATGAAGGGCGAAATCTGGCGGAAGAGGGCGTCTCGGACAACCTCGTAATAAGCCATTCCGTCCGGATGGATCGGATGATCCGCGAGGGCGAACTGCCCGTCGTGTCTCCCGAAGAACTGAAGCTCCACGGCCCACCTTCCGGCCCATGGGTTGAGGAATGCGGGGCGCAGTATCCCGATTACTTCGCGATCTGCATAACGCCAGAACCGAACACGACGGTGGGCGAGGCGTTGGGGGTTGATGAACTCAGTGCCGAAATGGGTTGGGATGACATCGTGGTCGTTACCGAGCGATCGCACTTGGCACGGGCAGAACACGTCTTCAAGAGTTGCACAACGGGGAACATTCTCCCGGTTTCATCGGGAAATCCTGGGCCGTTCACTCGCGATGTGTATCGAACGGTATATGAACTTGCAGGATGGATAAAAGACCGCGTGGTCAACCCCTGTAGGTAG
- a CDS encoding CopG family transcriptional regulator, whose product MDGTVFTDEDIERWAVVDESEDGYSGRHLGPPTPGRPIAAGRELKPLSIRIDVERKLRLDLIAAERKTTVSKLIRDLIDSL is encoded by the coding sequence GTGGACGGCACTGTTTTCACGGACGAAGACATTGAACGATGGGCGGTGGTTGATGAGTCCGAAGACGGCTACTCCGGTCGTCATTTGGGTCCGCCGACTCCGGGTAGACCCATCGCCGCGGGCAGGGAGTTAAAACCGCTTTCCATCAGGATCGATGTCGAGCGAAAGCTGAGGCTTGATCTCATTGCGGCCGAACGAAAGACGACCGTCTCGAAGTTGATTCGCGACTTGATTGACTCGCTGTGA
- the rpsG gene encoding 30S ribosomal protein S7 → MPRKGPVPKRPLVDDPVYGSKLVSQLVNRVLLDGKKSTAESIVYGALEIVGEKTDQPPVTVMKRALDNIRPNVEVRSRRVGGSTYQVPVEVRPSRATALSLRWLVDYSRKRREKTMTERLANEILDASNGLGAAVKRREDVHKMAESNRAFAHYRW, encoded by the coding sequence ATGCCTCGTAAGGGTCCAGTCCCCAAGCGTCCCCTGGTCGATGATCCGGTTTACGGTTCGAAGTTGGTTTCTCAGCTCGTTAACCGTGTTCTGCTCGACGGTAAGAAGTCAACCGCGGAATCGATCGTTTACGGCGCCCTCGAAATCGTTGGTGAGAAGACGGATCAACCGCCTGTCACCGTCATGAAGCGAGCACTTGACAACATTCGCCCGAACGTTGAGGTCCGTTCCCGCCGTGTCGGTGGTTCGACTTACCAGGTTCCGGTTGAGGTTCGTCCCTCGCGCGCAACCGCTCTTTCGCTCCGCTGGTTGGTTGACTACTCGCGCAAGCGTCGTGAGAAGACCATGACCGAGCGTTTGGCGAACGAAATCCTCGATGCCTCCAACGGTCTTGGTGCCGCTGTGAAGCGTCGCGAGGACGTCCACAAGATGGCCGAGTCGAACCGCGCGTTCGCACACTACCGCTGGTAA
- the rpsL gene encoding 30S ribosomal protein S12, which translates to MPTINQLVRKGRTPKPKKGKTPALKGSPQRRGVCTRVYTTTPKKPNSALRKVARVRLSSGIEVSAYIPGEGHNLQEHSMVLVRGGRVKDLPGVRYRIIRGALDTQGVRDRQQARSRYGAKKEKK; encoded by the coding sequence GTGCCAACTATCAATCAGTTGGTCCGCAAGGGCCGCACGCCGAAGCCCAAGAAGGGCAAGACGCCAGCGCTGAAGGGCTCCCCCCAGCGTCGTGGTGTCTGCACGCGCGTTTACACGACCACCCCGAAGAAGCCGAACTCTGCTCTGCGTAAGGTCGCCCGTGTGCGCCTGTCCAGTGGCATCGAGGTCTCGGCCTACATCCCGGGTGAGGGTCACAACCTTCAGGAACACTCAATGGTCCTGGTCCGTGGTGGCCGTGTTAAGGACCTCCCCGGCGTTCGCTACCGCATCATCCGTGGGGCGCTGGATACCCAGGGCGTCCGTGACCGCCAGCAGGCTCGCTCCCGCTACGGCGCGAAGAAGGAGAAGAAGTAA
- a CDS encoding ABC transporter ATP-binding protein: MVTSSDEILADPQNVDSEENTSAKKRRPHALGGPSVVVDRVTKVYRSEASGPAAAKRATTMARALHKVGLHSYRTKVNAVDDVSLVVQAGEAVGILGSNGAGKSTLLRLIAGSEAVTSGQILARSQPTLLGVSAALVPALSGLRNIELGCLALGLTPEQTEAVTPRITELAGIGDAVERPMSTYSSGMGSRLRFAINVAASPDILLIDEALGTGDAAFATRSEQIVDEILRDSGTVFMVSHAAKTIENMCTRAVWMHHGKIIADGPAPEVAVRYRVWAWRVAHGKMDEADAILAEELKNSVEQHVVLDNADARPSRRAR, translated from the coding sequence ATGGTGACCTCTAGCGATGAGATTCTGGCGGATCCGCAAAATGTGGATAGTGAAGAGAACACGTCAGCGAAGAAAAGAAGACCACATGCACTTGGCGGTCCCTCCGTTGTTGTTGATCGGGTAACAAAGGTCTATAGATCAGAAGCGTCAGGACCGGCCGCTGCCAAACGAGCAACGACCATGGCGCGAGCTTTGCACAAGGTGGGGTTGCATTCTTACAGGACCAAGGTCAATGCAGTAGATGATGTGAGCTTGGTTGTTCAGGCAGGTGAAGCGGTCGGCATCCTCGGCTCGAATGGTGCAGGAAAATCGACTCTGCTCCGGCTCATCGCCGGTTCTGAAGCGGTGACGTCGGGCCAGATTCTTGCGCGAAGTCAGCCCACTCTGCTGGGGGTGAGCGCGGCACTGGTGCCCGCACTGTCTGGGTTGCGGAACATCGAGTTGGGGTGTCTTGCGCTTGGGCTCACTCCTGAGCAGACCGAAGCGGTGACCCCCAGGATTACCGAACTGGCGGGAATCGGTGACGCCGTCGAACGCCCGATGAGTACGTACTCATCGGGCATGGGATCTCGCCTGAGATTCGCGATCAACGTAGCGGCTAGCCCCGATATTCTGTTGATTGACGAGGCGCTTGGTACGGGTGATGCTGCCTTCGCGACCCGATCCGAGCAGATCGTTGATGAAATCCTGCGTGACTCTGGCACTGTTTTTATGGTTTCTCACGCTGCGAAGACAATCGAAAACATGTGCACCCGAGCAGTCTGGATGCATCACGGCAAGATAATTGCTGATGGGCCAGCGCCGGAGGTTGCGGTTAGATATCGTGTCTGGGCTTGGCGCGTCGCCCACGGCAAGATGGATGAGGCAGACGCGATTCTTGCAGAAGAGTTGAAGAACTCTGTTGAGCAACACGTAGTGCTTGACAATGCCGATGCACGGCCTAGTCGGCGTGCGCGATAG